The segment CGCATGTGCTCTGCATCTGAAACTTGAGATAAAGCACGGCAATTCAATGTATCGTATTCTGGGCTATCTAAAGCCAAATGATAAGCCCACTCTAAACGCGCAACATCTGACAAATACGGCAATACACGCTGCACAGGCTCAAAATGTGCCAAAAAATCTGCAAATTGATCGCCATAGCACACCAAAGAAGGCTGCCGATGCTCATATATTGCAATATAACGAAGTGCTAACGCCGAAAAATATTCCTCCCCCACTAAACGCAAGCACACAGGATAGGCTGCCTTTAAGCACGCTATCAAATTCCCCTTAAAACTATCTCGATAAATGGCAATGCGCTGTTGCCAAGAGAGGCAACCTCTATTTTTCACGTGCGCTTTTAATGCGTCGTCACTTTTTGCTTCACGTACTTCGCTTAAGAAAGCAGCTTGCAGTTCATTTAACTCCATTAACGACAAACCTCTACATTATCCATAATATGCTTTGCCTTCTTTGCTTCATCGAGGAGCACGTTGAAATCAGGAATATTATTATCCCATTCAATACAGACAGGCACATTATGAAAACGCAGCTGCGCATACTGAAATAGCTCCCATACAGCAGTATGCACTGCTTGGCCATGTGTATCTAATAAATATACTCTTCGCTTTCGAATTTTAGATTTTGTTGGCTGCTTTCTCTCACCCCAGTCATGCACTATTTGTGCACTCCTGGGGATTCGCTCTCTTGCCGCCTCATCTACATTGTGCCCCTTTGCGGGTAAAAATCGACTGCTATGAGTATAGGCCTCTTTTCTTTCAAAACCACCCAAATGTAATTGTTTAACGCGCTCTGGAGGAATGGCATCGATATAAAGTCGCGGATCAAAGTTATGGTTCATTGCATTCACATAGATATTATTAATATCCAATAAAAGATAACAATCCGCTTGAGCAGCAATCGTCGAAATGAACTCCCACTCTGGCAAGACAGAATGTGTAAATTGAAGATAAGAAGATATGTTTTCAAGTAAAATCCGCTCTTGCAAGTAATCTTGTACTTTCAAAATACGTTCAACGACATGGCGAATTGCTTTATCCTCAAAAGGCAAGGGCCATAAATCTGGTACATACTGATGAGAGAATGATGACCAACAGAGATGATCGGAGATCCAAGCCGCATCGATTTGAGACTTAAGTGCTTTTAAGGATTTTAAATATGATTGATTTAAGGGATCTGTAGAACCAATGGAGAGACTCACACCATGTAAGACAATGGGATAATGGGCACGAATCGCTTCCAAATGACGCATTGCTAATGCACCCTTAGCCAAATAATTTTCGCTAATCACCTCAAACCAAGGAACAAGGGGACGTGTTTCTAAGATGGTCTTATAATGTTGGGCTCGTAAACCAAGCCCTACACCTGTGATTTCTTCTTCTA is part of the Candidatus Berkiella cookevillensis genome and harbors:
- a CDS encoding HvfC/BufC N-terminal domain-containing protein, giving the protein MELNELQAAFLSEVREAKSDDALKAHVKNRGCLSWQQRIAIYRDSFKGNLIACLKAAYPVCLRLVGEEYFSALALRYIAIYEHRQPSLVCYGDQFADFLAHFEPVQRVLPYLSDVARLEWAYHLALDSPEYDTLNCRALSQVSDAEHMRLIFMLPPASTLLYSDFPIYMIWKMNQPESTLQSEISLASEPQLLFVFRYDWHVYIEHLSTNEFEMLTQIQQGRCFADICEYLLQKDSAIDMNAIFATCVGRKWLTGFRLSP
- a CDS encoding multinuclear nonheme iron-dependent oxidase — its product is MSLSQSQRSDSHRLEEEITGVGLGLRAQHYKTILETRPLVPWFEVISENYLAKGALAMRHLEAIRAHYPIVLHGVSLSIGSTDPLNQSYLKSLKALKSQIDAAWISDHLCWSSFSHQYVPDLWPLPFEDKAIRHVVERILKVQDYLQERILLENISSYLQFTHSVLPEWEFISTIAAQADCYLLLDINNIYVNAMNHNFDPRLYIDAIPPERVKQLHLGGFERKEAYTHSSRFLPAKGHNVDEAARERIPRSAQIVHDWGERKQPTKSKIRKRRVYLLDTHGQAVHTAVWELFQYAQLRFHNVPVCIEWDNNIPDFNVLLDEAKKAKHIMDNVEVCR